One Cytobacillus sp. FSL H8-0458 DNA segment encodes these proteins:
- the prfA gene encoding peptide chain release factor 1, whose product MFDRLQSVEDRYERLNELLSDPEIVNDPKKLREYSKEQSGIQETVDTYREYKEVKEQYQDARAMLEEKLDAEMREMVKEELADLEERKEDLEARLKILLIPKDPNDDKNVIMEIRGAAGGDEAALFAGDLYRMYSRFAETQGWKIDVIETSSTGVGGYKEIIFMINGNGAYSKLKFENGAHRVQRVPETESGGRIHTSTATVAVLPEAEEVEIDIHEKDIRVDTFASSGPGGQSVNTTMSAVRLTHLPTGTVVSCQDEKSQIKNKEKAMKVLRARVYDKFQQEAQAEYDQQRKSAVGTGDRSERIRTYNFPQNRVTDHRIGLTIQKLDQILQGKLDEVIDALIVEEQSAKLDSASNE is encoded by the coding sequence GTGTTTGATCGTCTTCAATCTGTCGAGGACCGTTATGAAAGATTAAATGAGCTTTTGAGCGATCCGGAAATTGTCAATGATCCGAAAAAGCTTCGCGAATATTCAAAAGAACAGTCCGGTATTCAGGAAACTGTTGACACATACCGCGAATATAAAGAAGTGAAAGAGCAGTATCAGGATGCGCGTGCCATGCTTGAAGAGAAGCTGGATGCAGAAATGCGCGAAATGGTAAAAGAAGAGCTGGCTGATCTTGAGGAAAGAAAAGAGGACCTGGAAGCGCGTCTGAAAATCCTCCTCATTCCGAAAGACCCGAATGATGATAAAAACGTTATTATGGAAATCCGCGGTGCTGCCGGCGGTGATGAAGCTGCCTTATTTGCAGGTGACCTATACCGCATGTACAGCCGCTTTGCCGAGACGCAGGGCTGGAAGATCGATGTCATTGAAACCAGTTCTACTGGTGTTGGCGGTTATAAGGAAATCATCTTCATGATTAACGGAAATGGCGCGTATTCCAAGCTTAAATTTGAAAATGGAGCACACCGTGTTCAGCGTGTACCGGAGACTGAATCTGGCGGGCGCATCCATACTTCAACGGCAACGGTTGCGGTTCTTCCGGAAGCAGAAGAAGTGGAAATCGACATTCATGAAAAAGATATCCGTGTGGATACATTTGCTTCAAGCGGGCCGGGCGGACAGAGTGTTAACACGACGATGTCAGCTGTTCGTCTTACTCACTTGCCGACAGGGACAGTTGTATCCTGCCAGGATGAAAAGTCACAAATCAAGAATAAAGAAAAAGCGATGAAGGTTCTTCGTGCCCGTGTTTATGATAAGTTCCAGCAGGAAGCACAGGCGGAATATGACCAGCAGCGTAAATCAGCAGTTGGTACCGGAGACCGCTCTGAGCGTATCCGTACGTACAACTTCCCGCAAAACCGTGTAACCGATCACCGCATTGGCTTGACGATCCAAAAGCTTGATCAGATCCTTCAAGGCAAGCTTGATGAGGTTATTGACGCGCTGATCGTGGAAGAGCAATCTGCCAAGCTGGATAGTGCATCCAATGAGTAA
- a CDS encoding GntR family transcriptional regulator, translating into MKNKNITPIKRLSLRDEVYETLKKNIIKLDFEPGSRLQDKELAEDFGISRTPVREALKRLEDEGLVVSTPGSSTRVTPLNEEGASHAFPVAASLHALGARLGVPRLMPSDFERLEAANKRLEAAMKEQDILSAVKADEAFHEVYLSAADNPEIISALKRIMPKIQRLEIAQFGSLNGLKSVEQHKRIMEASRQGQEQLASRLVEENWLSLGGLLTGK; encoded by the coding sequence ATGAAAAATAAAAACATTACACCTATCAAACGTTTGTCCCTTAGAGATGAAGTTTACGAAACACTTAAGAAAAATATTATCAAGCTTGATTTTGAACCGGGTTCGCGCCTTCAGGACAAGGAGCTTGCAGAAGACTTTGGGATCAGCCGCACTCCTGTCCGGGAAGCCTTAAAGCGGCTTGAGGATGAAGGGCTCGTTGTATCGACGCCCGGTTCATCAACCCGAGTAACACCTCTAAATGAAGAGGGTGCCAGCCACGCCTTTCCTGTGGCAGCTTCCCTGCATGCTTTAGGTGCAAGGCTTGGCGTTCCCCGCTTAATGCCAAGTGATTTTGAAAGACTTGAAGCTGCCAATAAAAGGCTGGAGGCTGCCATGAAAGAACAGGATATCCTTAGTGCAGTAAAAGCAGATGAAGCCTTCCACGAAGTTTATCTTTCTGCAGCAGATAATCCCGAAATTATCTCTGCATTAAAGAGGATTATGCCTAAAATTCAGCGTCTGGAGATTGCTCAATTTGGATCATTAAATGGGCTGAAATCTGTTGAACAGCACAAGAGGATTATGGAAGCGAGCAGGCAAGGCCAGGAGCAGCTGGCATCCAGACTGGTGGAGGAAAACTGGCTAAGCCTTGGCGGACTTTTAACAGGGAAATGA